A segment of the Desulfocurvibacter africanus subsp. africanus DSM 2603 genome:
AGGTAGCGCATGTGCAGGTCCATGGTTACGGTCTGGCAATCCGGCTCAAGGCCGGCAAGCACTGCGTGGGCCATGGCCTCATCCATGAGCGCGGCCTGGATGCCGCCAGCCAGGCTGCCCGCGCCTTGCAGAAACTCTTCCCGAAACGGCAGGGCGAGCACGGCATGCGCGGGAGTGATCTCGACAACGCGGATGCCCATGTAGCCAAACAGGCGATTAACCGTCTGACTTTCCTGGCGGACCGCACTCAAGTATGCATCGATCATGGCTGACTCCCTTCGGATTGGGCTTCCTCTCGGCGTTGTGGCCACCCTGCCCCGTCTGCCTCAGACGCGATGGAGCATCGCAGGTTCGCCGACATACAGAAAAATTGCTCTCGAA
Coding sequences within it:
- a CDS encoding PaaI family thioesterase; amino-acid sequence: MIDAYLSAVRQESQTVNRLFGYMGIRVVEITPAHAVLALPFREEFLQGAGSLAGGIQAALMDEAMAHAVLAGLEPDCQTVTMDLHMRYLRPAGRSSLRAEARIVRRGGRVVVVEGEIQNDAGEAVSLATASFLIIRPESRQPKE